A region of the Burkholderia savannae genome:
CGGCCCGCAGATCGCGGCGGGCGCGCTGGTGTTCGTCGCATCCGATGCGCTGATCGGCATCGATCGTTTTCTCGGCGCGTTCAGCGGCGTCGATTATTTCATCTGGTTTTTTTATGCGGTCGCGCAATTGACCATTGCGTTCGGCGTGTTGCGACGCAAAACGAACTAATCGAATTCGCGTCGCAATCCTTAATTTATTAGGGACTGCGAGCAATTCTGCAACGCAACATCAGAATTCCGCGCGGCGCCGCGCTTTTTCTCGCACAAGCCCATCCGGCGGGCTTCGGCATCCGTTGAATCCCGCGCTTAGAGGGCTATGTCTACCCGGCTTGCGGTTTCGGTTTTCACGAACTATTGTTACATCCATCAATGTAACAGTAAAAAATGAGCCCAAATGGAGACGCTTGGATGAACGCGCGCAATATGTCCTTCGGTCCACTCGACAGCACAAATCACGAAGAAACCATCGATATCGCCATCATCGGCACCGGCTTTTCCGGGCTCGGCATGGCGATTCGCCTCCGGCAGACCGGCAACCAGGACTTCGCGGTGTTCGAAAAAGCCAGCTCGGTCGGCGGTACCTGGCGCGACAACCACTACCCCGGCTGCGCGTGCGACGTCCAATCGCATGTCTATTCGTTCTCGTTCGCGCCGAATCCGCGCTGGACGCGGATGTTCGCGCCGCAGCCGGAAATCCGCGCGTACATGGAAGACTGCGTGCAGCGCTTCAACGTCGGCTCGCACCTGCGTTTCAATCATGAACTCGTCAACGCGACCTACGACGAAACCGCGCATCGCTGGCGCCTGACGTTCGAGAACGGCAAGCGCGTATGCGCGCGCGTGCTCGTGTCGGGCATGGGCGGGCTGTCGCGCGCGGCGTACCCGAACATCCCCGGCATCGAGACGTTCAAGGGCGAAGCGTTCCACTCGCAGCACTGGAAGCACGACTATCCGCTCGAAGGCAAGCGCGTCGCCGTGATCGGCACGGGCGCGAGCGCGATTCAGTTCGTCCCGCAGATCGCCCCGCGCGTCGCGAATCTCGCGCTCTTCCAGCGCACCCCGCCGTGGATCATGCCGAAGCCGGACCGCTCGGTCAGCGGCTTCGAGCAGTGGCTCTTCCGCAATCTGCCGTTCACGCAGAAGCTGATGCGCGGCGGCATCTATTGGATGCTCGAATCGCGCGTGCTCGGCTTCGCCGTGCATCCGTCGACGATGAAGCTC
Encoded here:
- a CDS encoding flavin-containing monooxygenase yields the protein MNARNMSFGPLDSTNHEETIDIAIIGTGFSGLGMAIRLRQTGNQDFAVFEKASSVGGTWRDNHYPGCACDVQSHVYSFSFAPNPRWTRMFAPQPEIRAYMEDCVQRFNVGSHLRFNHELVNATYDETAHRWRLTFENGKRVCARVLVSGMGGLSRAAYPNIPGIETFKGEAFHSQHWKHDYPLEGKRVAVIGTGASAIQFVPQIAPRVANLALFQRTPPWIMPKPDRSVSGFEQWLFRNLPFTQKLMRGGIYWMLESRVLGFAVHPSTMKLVQKLALRHISRQISEPELRAAVTPDYTIGCKRILMSNDYYPALTRKNVDVITTGIERIEENAVVTTDGKRHEVDCLIYGTGFQINNPFPRGTIVGRGGVDVVDAWRDGLHAYLGATVPGYPNWFILMGPNTGLGHNSMVYMIESQIEYVLGALKAMRTERAEAIEVRPLVELEYNNRIQNKLKGTVWSTGGCSSWYLDPRTGKNTTLWPTFTWRFRQETAFFSMADYHAYYANPRQNGQPAPALPNPAVAQTAAETTA